The following proteins come from a genomic window of Sulfitobacter indolifex:
- the ndk gene encoding nucleoside-diphosphate kinase, with translation MALERTFSIIKPDATRRNLTGAIVKKFEDAGLRVVAQKRIHLTKAQAGEFYKVHAERPFYDELCEFMASAPIVAQVLEGENAIAKNREVMGATNPADAEAGTIRAEFAESVGENSVHGSDAPETAAVEIAYFFSGLELVG, from the coding sequence ATGGCCCTCGAACGCACTTTCTCGATCATCAAGCCCGACGCAACCCGCCGCAACCTGACCGGTGCCATCGTTAAGAAATTCGAAGACGCTGGTCTGCGCGTTGTCGCACAAAAGCGCATTCACCTGACCAAAGCGCAGGCGGGCGAGTTCTACAAGGTACACGCCGAGCGTCCTTTCTATGACGAACTGTGCGAATTCATGGCCTCCGCGCCGATCGTTGCTCAGGTTCTCGAAGGTGAAAACGCCATCGCGAAAAACCGCGAAGTCATGGGCGCGACCAACCCCGCCGATGCCGAAGCAGGCACTATCCGCGCAGAATTCGCTGAAAGCGTTGGCGAAAACTCCGTTCACGGTTCCGACGCACCGGAAACCGCAGCGGTTGAGATCGCGTACTTCTTCTCCGGTCTGGAACTGGTCGGCTAA
- a CDS encoding DUF4112 domain-containing protein: MEPHTPSHEADLARLRRLAVSMDSAFKLPVVGVRMGWDSILGFVPVVGDTLALLPAAYILKESHRMGAPKGVLAKMLVNTGIDYVIGSVPLVGDLFDIGWKSKLRNVDLLERHLKDQAAKAPPTGDVEGRMSSHHPTLNN; this comes from the coding sequence ATGGAACCGCATACCCCCTCTCACGAAGCCGACCTCGCCCGCCTCCGCCGTTTGGCGGTGAGCATGGACAGCGCGTTCAAACTGCCGGTCGTTGGCGTGCGTATGGGGTGGGATTCGATTTTGGGCTTTGTGCCCGTTGTCGGTGATACGTTAGCGCTGTTGCCAGCCGCTTATATCCTAAAGGAATCGCACCGCATGGGCGCACCCAAGGGTGTTTTGGCCAAGATGCTGGTAAACACGGGCATCGATTATGTGATCGGCTCGGTCCCGCTCGTGGGTGATTTGTTCGATATCGGATGGAAATCCAAACTGCGTAATGTCGATCTGCTAGAGCGCCATCTGAAAGACCAAGCTGCCAAAGCGCCACCGACGGGCGACGTCGAAGGGCGCATGTCCTCGCATCATCCGACACTTAACAACTAA
- a CDS encoding ABC-F family ATP-binding cassette domain-containing protein: MLRISEINYSVEGRPLFEEASAVIPEGHKVGIVGRNGAGKTTLFKIIRGELSLDSGEFSLPSRAKIGGVAQEVPSSETTLIDTVLAADVERARLMLEAETAEDPTRIADIQTRLADIDAWSAEGRAASILKGLGFDDEEQQMPCSAFSGGWRMRVALAAVLFAQPDLLLLDEPTNYLDLEGALWLESYLAKYPHTVLIISHDRGLLNRAVGGILHLEDRKLTYYQGPYDQFARQRAEKRALQAAMAKKQQARRDHMQSFVDRFKAKASKAKQAQSRLKMIEKMDMITAPEDVARKVFTFPEPEELSPPIINIENGSVGYTEDNPVLTRLNLRIDQDDRIALLGKNGQGKSTLAKLLSDRLPLMAGKQINSSKLRVGFFAQHQVDELIVEETPLQHMIAARPGVMQSKLRAQLAGFGLGPEQAETEVGRLSGGQKARLSLLLATLHAPHLLILDEPTNHLDIESREALVEALTRYSGAVILVSHDMHLLSLVADRLWLVSNGTVKPYEDDLEAYRKMLLTPEKPVSKNPSKQPKEAPKPKRASRDEVLALRSEVRKAEARMEKINEMRDKLAKKLADPALYEDVKTGELEVWNKKYAEVMDALHRAEALWMGAQEKLEKANA, encoded by the coding sequence ATGTTACGCATTTCAGAAATCAACTACTCCGTCGAAGGTCGCCCTCTGTTTGAGGAAGCCTCCGCCGTGATCCCCGAGGGCCACAAGGTGGGCATCGTCGGGCGCAATGGCGCGGGCAAGACCACGCTGTTCAAGATCATCCGTGGCGAACTGTCGCTCGATAGCGGCGAGTTCTCTCTGCCGTCCCGCGCCAAGATCGGCGGCGTGGCGCAGGAGGTGCCGTCTTCCGAGACCACGCTGATCGACACGGTGCTGGCCGCCGATGTCGAGCGCGCCCGGCTGATGCTAGAGGCCGAGACCGCCGAAGACCCGACCCGCATCGCTGACATCCAGACCCGTCTGGCTGATATCGACGCTTGGTCCGCCGAAGGCCGCGCCGCGTCGATCCTCAAAGGTCTGGGCTTTGACGACGAAGAACAGCAGATGCCCTGCTCTGCCTTCTCGGGTGGCTGGCGGATGCGTGTGGCGCTGGCGGCGGTGCTTTTTGCCCAGCCTGACCTGCTGCTCTTGGATGAGCCGACCAACTACCTCGACCTCGAAGGGGCGCTCTGGCTGGAAAGCTATTTGGCGAAATACCCGCATACAGTGCTGATCATCAGCCACGACCGCGGCCTGCTAAACCGGGCCGTCGGCGGTATCTTGCACCTCGAAGACCGCAAGCTGACCTACTACCAAGGCCCCTACGACCAGTTCGCCCGCCAGCGCGCCGAGAAACGCGCGTTGCAAGCGGCAATGGCCAAGAAACAGCAAGCCCGTCGCGATCACATGCAAAGCTTCGTGGACCGCTTTAAGGCCAAGGCATCAAAGGCGAAACAGGCGCAATCACGTCTGAAGATGATCGAGAAGATGGACATGATCACCGCGCCCGAGGATGTGGCGCGTAAGGTCTTCACCTTCCCCGAGCCCGAAGAACTGTCGCCGCCGATTATCAACATCGAGAACGGCTCGGTCGGCTATACCGAGGACAACCCGGTGCTGACGCGCCTGAACCTGCGCATTGACCAAGACGACCGCATCGCTCTGTTGGGCAAGAACGGTCAGGGTAAATCGACGCTGGCCAAGCTGCTGTCAGACCGGCTGCCGCTGATGGCGGGCAAGCAGATCAACTCCAGCAAACTACGTGTGGGCTTCTTTGCGCAGCACCAAGTGGATGAGTTGATCGTCGAAGAGACGCCGCTGCAGCATATGATCGCCGCCCGCCCCGGGGTGATGCAGTCAAAACTGCGCGCGCAATTGGCGGGCTTTGGCCTTGGCCCCGAACAGGCCGAGACCGAAGTGGGCCGCCTATCGGGCGGGCAAAAGGCACGTCTTTCGCTGCTCTTGGCGACGCTCCACGCGCCGCATCTGCTGATCCTCGACGAGCCGACCAACCACCTTGATATCGAATCCCGCGAAGCGCTGGTTGAGGCGCTGACGCGCTACTCAGGTGCCGTGATTCTTGTGAGCCACGACATGCACTTGCTGTCGCTCGTGGCGGATCGGCTTTGGTTGGTGTCGAATGGCACGGTCAAACCCTATGAGGATGATCTCGAAGCCTACCGGAAGATGCTGCTGACGCCGGAAAAGCCGGTCAGCAAGAACCCGTCGAAACAACCCAAGGAAGCGCCCAAGCCCAAACGCGCCAGCCGTGACGAGGTGCTGGCGCTCCGCAGCGAGGTTCGCAAGGCCGAAGCGCGGATGGAAAAGATCAACGAGATGCGCGACAAATTGGCCAAGAAGCTGGCCGATCCCGCACTCTATGAGGACGTTAAAACCGGCGAGCTTGAGGTCTGGAACAAGAAATACGCAGAAGTGATGGACGCGCTGCACCGCGCCGAAGCACTTTGGATGGGCGCTCAGGAAAAGCTGGAAAAGGCCAACGCCTGA
- a CDS encoding DNA polymerase III subunit chi: MGAAYFYHLTQRPLVETLTMLLEKSLANGWRVALRGTDPEGLQALDRALWTFSEDSFLPHAIAGGDRDADQPVLLTLEDGAPNRADCLMAVHGAHVTAQEIAALQRVCVLFDGHDPMALDQARGLWKRLKSEGASAQYWSEESGRWEKKAET, translated from the coding sequence ATGGGGGCGGCTTATTTCTACCACCTGACCCAGCGACCTCTGGTCGAGACGCTGACGATGCTGCTGGAAAAGTCGCTCGCCAACGGCTGGCGTGTGGCTCTGCGCGGGACCGACCCTGAAGGGTTGCAAGCGCTTGACCGAGCGCTTTGGACGTTTTCCGAAGACAGTTTCCTACCGCACGCAATCGCAGGCGGCGACCGGGATGCAGACCAGCCGGTATTGCTTACACTTGAGGATGGTGCGCCGAACCGTGCAGATTGCCTGATGGCGGTTCACGGTGCGCATGTCACGGCGCAAGAGATCGCGGCGCTGCAACGGGTCTGCGTGCTGTTTGACGGTCATGACCCAATGGCGTTGGATCAGGCGCGGGGTCTGTGGAAACGGTTGAAATCCGAAGGAGCCTCGGCGCAGTATTGGTCGGAAGAAAGCGGTCGCTGGGAAAAGAAGGCCGAAACTTGA
- a CDS encoding ATP-binding protein, protein MNFAWLKRYVPRGIYGRAALILLLPVVVLQLVVVVIFAQRHFEGVTNQMTDTVLRELELVMLAVGTAPDLQSAPMAVEARAGPLDFVVTPANRPLPEIDKLLWYDYSGRVLIPRLRSEMDGIEAVDLRDDDFVVLYVETVHGPLRIQFERRRISASNPHQLFVYTVFFGVLLSVIASIYLRNQLRPIKRLARAAEAFGRGRHEPYTPTGAVEVRAAGNAFVDMRARIERQIEQRTLMLSGVSHDLRTPLTRMRLGLSMIDEEDAAPLLADVDDMQRMLDEFLNFAKGAAEGEPEKVDPHKFVQTIVDDAQRGGRNVTLLPPEGSGEGRVKLRKVAMRRAVDNLISNAVRYGTQAEVSVMLSDRTLRIRVEDNGPGIPQERRDEATRPFSRLDPARNQDKGGGVGLGLAIATDIARAHGGVLRLGEAQRLGGLRADIVIAR, encoded by the coding sequence ATGAATTTTGCTTGGCTCAAACGATATGTGCCGCGCGGCATCTACGGACGCGCCGCGCTGATCCTGCTGCTGCCGGTGGTGGTTTTGCAGTTGGTCGTTGTGGTGATTTTTGCCCAGCGACATTTCGAAGGCGTTACCAACCAGATGACCGACACCGTCCTGCGTGAGCTGGAACTGGTGATGCTGGCCGTTGGCACCGCACCAGATCTGCAATCGGCCCCAATGGCGGTTGAGGCGCGCGCCGGGCCGCTTGATTTCGTGGTGACCCCAGCCAACCGGCCACTTCCAGAAATCGACAAGTTGCTGTGGTACGATTACTCGGGCCGGGTGCTGATCCCACGGCTTAGAAGCGAGATGGACGGGATTGAGGCGGTGGACCTCCGCGATGATGATTTTGTCGTGCTTTATGTGGAAACCGTTCACGGCCCGCTGCGTATTCAGTTTGAGCGGCGGCGCATCTCAGCCTCCAACCCGCATCAGCTTTTCGTCTATACGGTTTTCTTTGGCGTATTGCTTAGCGTCATCGCATCAATCTACCTGCGCAACCAATTGCGCCCGATCAAGCGCTTGGCCCGCGCTGCCGAAGCTTTTGGCCGGGGGCGGCATGAGCCCTATACCCCCACGGGCGCGGTCGAAGTGCGCGCGGCAGGCAATGCCTTTGTCGACATGCGCGCGCGGATTGAGCGGCAGATTGAGCAGCGTACACTGATGCTGTCGGGGGTAAGCCATGACCTGCGCACACCGCTCACGCGGATGCGGCTAGGCCTGTCGATGATCGACGAAGAAGACGCAGCGCCGCTGTTGGCCGATGTCGATGATATGCAGCGGATGCTGGATGAGTTCTTGAACTTTGCCAAGGGTGCCGCCGAAGGGGAGCCGGAGAAGGTGGATCCCCATAAATTCGTGCAGACCATCGTCGACGACGCGCAACGCGGCGGCCGCAATGTGACACTGCTTCCGCCTGAGGGCAGCGGCGAGGGCAGGGTGAAGCTGCGCAAGGTGGCCATGCGCCGGGCGGTCGATAACCTGATCTCTAACGCGGTGCGCTATGGCACGCAGGCCGAAGTCTCGGTCATGCTAAGCGACCGCACCCTGCGCATTCGCGTCGAAGACAACGGCCCCGGCATCCCACAAGAGCGTCGCGATGAAGCGACGCGCCCGTTTTCGCGGCTTGATCCGGCCCGCAATCAAGACAAGGGCGGCGGCGTGGGACTTGGCCTTGCCATTGCCACCGACATCGCCCGTGCTCATGGCGGGGTGCTGCGTCTGGGAGAAGCGCAACGGCTGGGCGGATTGCGCGCGGATATCGTTATTGCACGGTGA
- the purU gene encoding formyltetrahydrofolate deformylase has product MTKFCLTVTCPSRRGIVAAIAKYIAENGCNITDSAQFDDADNGQFFMRVSAEAETGNTLEDLRAGFAEIAEPFGMDYKFHDTDSTMKVVVMVSRFGHCLNDLLYRVRIGALPIEIVAVISNHMDYQKVVVNHDIPFHHIKVTKENKSEAEARIMEVVEDAGAELIVLARYMQILSDAMCQKMSGRIINIHHSFLPSFKGANPYKQAYERGVKLIGATSHYVTADLDEGPIIEQDIVRITHAQSASDYVSLGRDVESGVLSRAIHAHAHHRVFLNGNKTVVFPASPGSYSSKRMG; this is encoded by the coding sequence ATGACCAAGTTTTGCCTGACCGTTACCTGTCCCTCTCGACGCGGGATCGTTGCCGCAATCGCAAAATATATCGCTGAGAACGGCTGCAATATTACCGACAGCGCGCAGTTTGATGATGCCGACAACGGTCAGTTTTTCATGCGGGTGAGCGCGGAGGCTGAGACAGGCAATACGCTTGAAGATCTGCGTGCAGGGTTCGCCGAAATCGCTGAGCCCTTTGGCATGGACTATAAGTTCCACGACACGGACAGCACGATGAAGGTCGTGGTTATGGTGTCGCGCTTCGGCCATTGCCTGAACGATCTTCTCTACCGCGTGCGCATTGGCGCGCTTCCGATCGAGATCGTGGCTGTGATCTCTAATCACATGGATTATCAGAAGGTTGTGGTGAACCATGACATCCCCTTTCACCACATCAAGGTGACTAAGGAGAACAAATCCGAGGCAGAAGCACGGATCATGGAGGTGGTCGAGGATGCTGGCGCTGAACTGATCGTACTGGCCCGCTATATGCAGATCCTATCTGATGCGATGTGCCAAAAGATGAGCGGTCGGATCATCAATATTCACCATTCCTTTCTTCCGTCGTTCAAAGGCGCGAACCCGTATAAGCAGGCGTATGAGCGCGGCGTAAAGCTGATCGGCGCGACCTCTCATTATGTAACTGCCGATCTCGACGAAGGACCGATCATTGAGCAAGACATCGTTCGCATTACCCACGCGCAAAGCGCCTCGGACTACGTGTCTCTTGGCCGGGATGTTGAATCGGGCGTACTGTCACGGGCGATCCATGCCCATGCGCATCACCGGGTCTTTTTGAACGGCAATAAGACAGTCGTGTTCCCCGCATCACCCGGCAGCTATAGCTCAAAGCGCATGGGGTAA
- a CDS encoding retropepsin-like aspartic protease family protein, which produces MADIDTARLIYLIVLLTMLAGWFFLQNRLNINKTLQQAAVWGLIFVGAAAGVGLWQDITRDSARQQLSINNAGEIILPRGRDGHYYLTAEINGAPVRFVVDTGASDIVLTKSDAARIGIDPDELDYLGRAGTANGETRTAFVRLDQVVVGHAVDRNVPAVVNDGVMSQSLLGMGYLQRWGRIEISGGELRLSR; this is translated from the coding sequence ATGGCCGACATCGACACAGCACGTCTGATCTATCTCATTGTCTTGCTGACCATGTTGGCGGGCTGGTTCTTCCTTCAGAACCGCCTTAACATCAACAAGACTCTGCAACAGGCGGCCGTCTGGGGGCTGATCTTTGTCGGTGCCGCTGCGGGCGTGGGGCTGTGGCAGGACATCACCCGCGACAGCGCGCGCCAGCAACTCAGCATCAACAATGCGGGCGAGATCATCCTGCCGCGCGGGCGCGATGGTCATTACTACCTCACGGCAGAAATCAACGGCGCACCGGTGCGTTTTGTCGTCGACACCGGCGCGTCCGATATCGTTCTGACCAAATCGGATGCTGCGCGGATTGGCATTGACCCTGATGAGCTTGACTACCTTGGCCGGGCAGGCACCGCCAATGGCGAGACGCGCACCGCATTCGTTCGGTTAGATCAGGTGGTGGTTGGCCATGCAGTTGATCGCAATGTGCCAGCGGTTGTGAATGACGGCGTGATGTCCCAGTCCCTACTTGGCATGGGCTATCTGCAACGCTGGGGCCGCATTGAAATCAGCGGCGGCGAGCTGCGACTAAGCCGCTGA
- a CDS encoding MBL fold metallo-hydrolase, producing MLPPDDFAPEIGVAEILEPGLRRIVAPNPSPMTYRGTNTYLLGDSDIAVIDPGPDHPAHLEAILSALEPGQRVSHIIVTHTHLDHSPLAHPLAKHTEAEVWAFGDGTSGRSPIMQDLAQAGLMGGGEGVDHDFSPDHTLVDGDVLRGDGWALEALHTPGHIGNHLCLAWGDACLTADHVMGWATSLVSPPDGDLTDFMASCEKLAAREWRVFYPGHGAPVSDPNARLNWLVDHRRAREASILQALHDGPATAEDLARVIYTETPPALLGAATRNVLAHLVDLTGRGRVAPQSALQADALFGLNP from the coding sequence ATGCTGCCACCCGATGACTTTGCCCCCGAGATCGGAGTTGCCGAGATTTTAGAGCCCGGTCTGCGCCGGATTGTCGCGCCAAACCCTTCACCGATGACCTATCGCGGCACCAATACCTACCTGCTGGGCGACAGTGATATCGCTGTGATTGACCCCGGCCCCGATCATCCCGCACATCTTGAGGCGATCCTGAGCGCGCTGGAACCCGGCCAACGGGTCAGCCATATCATCGTGACCCATACGCATCTCGATCATTCACCACTGGCCCACCCCTTGGCCAAGCACACGGAGGCCGAGGTCTGGGCCTTTGGTGATGGCACATCCGGGCGTTCACCGATCATGCAAGATTTGGCGCAAGCGGGGCTGATGGGCGGCGGTGAGGGTGTCGATCACGACTTTTCGCCTGATCACACTTTGGTCGATGGCGATGTACTGCGGGGCGATGGCTGGGCGCTAGAGGCGCTTCACACGCCGGGCCATATTGGCAATCACCTCTGTTTGGCTTGGGGGGACGCCTGTCTGACCGCAGATCACGTTATGGGCTGGGCGACCTCTCTGGTTTCTCCCCCCGATGGTGATCTGACGGACTTCATGGCGTCCTGTGAAAAACTGGCCGCGCGGGAATGGCGGGTGTTCTACCCCGGCCACGGCGCGCCGGTTTCTGATCCCAATGCGCGCCTCAATTGGCTGGTCGACCATCGCCGCGCGCGCGAAGCCTCGATCCTTCAAGCGCTTCACGACGGCCCCGCCACAGCCGAGGACCTGGCCCGCGTAATATATACCGAAACGCCGCCCGCTTTGCTGGGCGCTGCCACGCGAAATGTGTTGGCCCATTTGGTCGATTTGACAGGCCGAGGGCGCGTCGCACCTCAAAGTGCGTTGCAGGCAGATGCGCTTTTTGGCCTCAACCCATAG
- the lptF gene encoding LPS export ABC transporter permease LptF, whose amino-acid sequence MARIDRYILSQLLVMFGFFALVLVALFWINRAVVLFDRLIGDGQSALVFLEFTALGLPKLIVTVLPIATFAASVYVTNRMSGESELTVLQAAGSGPWRLARPVFVFGLCVGLMMTALSHFLVPMAQGQLKQREAEISRNLTAQLLTEGTFLHPSDEVTFYTRAIDNDGVLRDVFLSDRRKADEGVIYTAAEAYLARNGDNTTLIMLNGMAQRLDTEQNRLATAKFRDFSFDISPLVSTDDATDQSVSSMVTPDLLWDWAGLAAQLDTAPGIIAEELHSRLAQPLFCIVAAMIGFATLILGGFSRFGVWREAVIAFGLLIAIDGLRGTLVVQIRETAALWPLAYLPSLIGAVLTLAMLWQAAHPRWIRRRLGGKGATA is encoded by the coding sequence GTGGCACGAATTGACCGCTACATTCTGTCGCAACTTCTGGTGATGTTCGGCTTTTTCGCGCTGGTGCTGGTGGCGCTGTTTTGGATCAACCGCGCGGTGGTTCTGTTTGACAGGCTGATCGGCGATGGCCAGTCTGCACTGGTGTTTTTGGAGTTCACGGCCCTTGGCCTGCCCAAGCTCATCGTCACCGTCCTGCCAATCGCGACCTTTGCTGCCTCGGTCTATGTCACCAACCGCATGTCGGGCGAATCTGAATTGACCGTGCTTCAGGCCGCAGGCTCTGGGCCGTGGCGGTTGGCGCGGCCAGTGTTTGTTTTCGGGCTTTGCGTGGGGTTGATGATGACGGCGCTAAGCCATTTTCTGGTTCCCATGGCACAGGGTCAGCTAAAACAACGCGAGGCCGAAATCTCGCGCAACCTCACAGCCCAGTTGTTGACCGAGGGAACCTTTCTGCATCCCTCTGACGAGGTTACCTTCTATACCCGCGCCATCGACAACGACGGTGTGCTGCGCGATGTTTTCCTGTCGGATCGCCGCAAGGCCGATGAGGGGGTGATCTATACCGCCGCCGAAGCCTATCTGGCGCGCAATGGTGACAATACCACGCTGATTATGCTCAATGGCATGGCGCAGCGGCTCGATACCGAGCAGAACCGGCTGGCCACGGCCAAGTTCCGCGACTTTTCTTTTGATATTTCCCCTTTGGTCAGCACTGACGATGCAACTGATCAGTCGGTCAGTTCAATGGTGACCCCTGACCTACTGTGGGACTGGGCCGGGCTTGCTGCTCAGCTTGACACCGCGCCGGGGATCATCGCCGAAGAACTGCACAGTCGCCTCGCCCAACCGCTCTTTTGTATCGTCGCCGCGATGATTGGCTTTGCCACGTTGATCCTTGGCGGCTTCTCGCGCTTTGGCGTATGGCGGGAAGCGGTGATCGCCTTCGGTCTGCTCATCGCGATTGACGGGCTGCGGGGGACTTTGGTGGTGCAGATACGTGAGACCGCAGCGCTTTGGCCGCTGGCCTATTTGCCCTCCCTTATTGGGGCCGTCTTGACGCTGGCAATGCTTTGGCAAGCGGCGCACCCGCGCTGGATCAGGCGCCGTCTGGGTGGCAAGGGGGCGACCGCATGA
- a CDS encoding MarC family protein — MTFDTAYMITALVTMFVVIDPIAIAPVFLALTRGMSNAQRRKIAWRAVGVAGLILLIFAAFGEAVLGFIGISMPAFRVAGGILLFITALDMLFDRRTKRREDRADEDDHDDPSVFPMAIPLIAGPGSIASVILLTGEKPGGEGLLTIIVITALTLVVMALTMQVSGALERAMGKTGINIITRLLGMLLAALSVQFVLDGLAAFGFGPGPMPG, encoded by the coding sequence ATGACATTCGATACCGCCTATATGATCACCGCCCTCGTCACGATGTTCGTGGTGATCGACCCCATCGCCATCGCGCCAGTCTTCCTCGCGTTGACCCGCGGGATGAGCAACGCGCAAAGGCGCAAAATCGCTTGGCGCGCGGTGGGTGTGGCTGGATTGATCTTGCTGATCTTCGCCGCCTTTGGCGAGGCAGTGCTTGGCTTTATCGGGATTTCGATGCCCGCTTTCCGCGTCGCGGGTGGGATTTTGCTCTTTATCACCGCCCTCGACATGCTGTTCGATCGCCGCACCAAACGGCGCGAGGACCGTGCGGATGAGGATGACCACGACGATCCGTCGGTATTTCCCATGGCCATTCCCCTGATCGCTGGCCCGGGCTCCATTGCCTCGGTCATCCTGCTGACGGGGGAGAAACCGGGCGGCGAAGGGCTGCTGACCATCATCGTGATCACCGCGCTGACACTGGTGGTTATGGCGCTGACCATGCAAGTAAGCGGCGCACTTGAGCGCGCGATGGGCAAGACTGGCATCAATATCATCACCCGTCTGCTCGGCATGCTGTTGGCGGCCCTTTCGGTTCAATTCGTGCTCGATGGCCTTGCGGCCTTCGGCTTTGGCCCCGGCCCGATGCCCGGCTGA
- a CDS encoding DUF4442 domain-containing protein: MTPYDMIKAHLDSAVPFAGHVGVKLLELGDGTASAELVQRHETSNHIGTQHAGAMFTLGEAASGAAMAGAIAPVIMDMRPVAAMGQIAFKKIAEGTLTAHAKTSRPGAELLSALQEDGKVAFDVTVDIRNEAGETVVEMMMNWHVSAKR, encoded by the coding sequence ATGACCCCCTATGACATGATCAAAGCCCATCTCGATTCAGCCGTGCCCTTTGCGGGTCATGTTGGGGTGAAACTGCTAGAGCTTGGCGACGGGACAGCCAGCGCTGAATTGGTGCAGCGGCATGAAACCTCCAACCACATCGGCACCCAGCATGCAGGCGCGATGTTTACATTGGGCGAGGCGGCGTCAGGGGCGGCCATGGCCGGGGCCATCGCGCCGGTCATCATGGACATGCGGCCCGTTGCAGCCATGGGGCAGATCGCGTTCAAAAAGATCGCAGAGGGCACGCTGACCGCCCACGCCAAAACCTCACGCCCCGGCGCTGAACTGCTATCGGCCCTGCAAGAGGACGGTAAGGTCGCCTTTGACGTAACTGTCGACATCCGCAACGAGGCGGGCGAGACGGTGGTTGAGATGATGATGAACTGGCACGTCAGCGCAAAACGCTAA
- a CDS encoding leucyl aminopeptidase, with amino-acid sequence MTDLTPITFAETDIDRIAGHTGRIAVFLEPEGRLDAGARRVNRLTKGALQRLVESDRFAKLKPGDALSMGFPAGMAAEAVDVVHMPRRAEVMTARKAGAALAKYRGDSDLLMVAAGTRRVADVAFGLAMRDYGFEDHKSAPKPRKGSVEVMCSKPDDAREEAAPLMAVAEGAFMTRDLTNAPANILTTTNFAERLAEMESLGLKVEVLDEDELASLGMRTLLSVGQGSDSPSKVVVMRWDGGAEGNAPLALVGKGVVFDTGGISLKPGAGMEDMTMDMGGAGVVSGVMRTLALRKAKANVVGLVGIVENMPSGNATRPGDVITTMKGDTVEVINTDAEGRLVLCDVMWYAQDRFKPAAMIDLATLTGAVIIGLGHENAGVFSNDDELCNAFLKAAENEGEGAWRMPLGQGYDDQLKSRVADMKNIGGRPAGSITAAQFLKRFVKDETPWIHLDIAGVASMKSETTLAPAGATGWGVAALNRLVADRFEKG; translated from the coding sequence ATGACCGATCTGACCCCCATCACTTTTGCTGAGACTGACATCGACCGTATCGCGGGGCATACCGGGCGGATCGCGGTGTTTCTTGAGCCAGAGGGGCGGCTTGATGCCGGGGCGCGGCGGGTGAATCGATTGACCAAGGGAGCGTTGCAACGGCTGGTGGAAAGCGATCGTTTTGCCAAACTTAAACCCGGTGATGCGCTCAGCATGGGGTTCCCCGCTGGCATGGCGGCAGAGGCGGTCGATGTGGTGCATATGCCGCGCCGCGCCGAGGTGATGACCGCGCGCAAGGCAGGTGCCGCTTTGGCCAAATACCGCGGCGACAGCGACCTGTTAATGGTCGCTGCAGGCACGCGCCGGGTGGCTGATGTGGCTTTCGGTCTGGCAATGCGGGACTATGGGTTTGAAGATCACAAATCCGCCCCGAAGCCGCGCAAGGGCAGCGTTGAGGTGATGTGCTCCAAGCCTGATGACGCGCGTGAGGAGGCAGCACCGCTGATGGCGGTTGCCGAAGGCGCTTTTATGACGCGCGATTTGACGAACGCGCCCGCCAACATCCTGACCACCACCAACTTTGCGGAGCGCCTGGCCGAGATGGAAAGCCTAGGGCTGAAAGTTGAAGTGCTGGATGAGGATGAACTTGCAAGCCTCGGAATGCGAACGCTTTTGTCGGTCGGTCAAGGCTCCGATAGCCCCTCCAAAGTTGTCGTGATGCGGTGGGACGGCGGCGCGGAGGGCAACGCTCCGCTGGCGCTGGTTGGCAAGGGCGTGGTCTTTGACACTGGCGGTATCAGCCTCAAACCCGGCGCGGGCATGGAAGACATGACCATGGACATGGGCGGTGCGGGCGTTGTCTCTGGCGTGATGCGCACGCTGGCGCTGCGAAAGGCCAAAGCGAACGTTGTGGGGCTGGTGGGCATCGTCGAAAACATGCCCTCGGGCAATGCGACCCGTCCGGGCGACGTGATTACCACTATGAAGGGCGACACGGTTGAGGTCATCAACACCGACGCTGAGGGGCGTTTGGTGCTGTGCGATGTGATGTGGTACGCGCAGGACCGCTTTAAACCTGCGGCGATGATCGATCTGGCCACGCTGACCGGTGCGGTGATTATCGGGCTGGGTCATGAAAACGCGGGCGTCTTCTCAAACGACGATGAGCTGTGCAACGCGTTCCTAAAAGCAGCCGAGAACGAAGGCGAAGGCGCATGGCGGATGCCTTTGGGCCAAGGCTATGACGATCAGTTGAAGAGCCGCGTTGCCGATATGAAAAACATTGGCGGCCGTCCCGCGGGTTCCATCACCGCGGCACAGTTCCTCAAGCGTTTCGTGAAAGACGAGACACCATGGATTCACCTGGACATCGCCGGCGTCGCCTCCATGAAGTCCGAAACCACGCTGGCACCTGCAGGCGCGACAGGCTGGGGCGTGGCGGCGCTGAACCGTCTAGTCGCCGACCGTTTCGAGAAGGGCTGA